A window of Quercus robur chromosome 12, dhQueRobu3.1, whole genome shotgun sequence genomic DNA:
AGAGAGTATCTAATGATCATAGGAATTAATACTACTTTTAGTAGCTGGACAAGATGAGATTCAGTTTGCGTGACATAAATGTCACAAGGATCATAGACTGGTTTcctgctttctctctcttagtttttttgcattattcTTATGCTATTCCAGTTGTTTATTTGGATTAGTTTGTTAATGTCCTTTGCTTCAGAAAACATGGTAAATAGGTGAGAAGAGAAGGAAGCTTCAGATAGAAGGGCATTATCATTTGTTCTGTCATTGGTCATGGTTCagcatttaattttctttttgatgctAATATGGAATAAGTGGACACAATTTATGCCTTATGCCTGCatatctttattttaaattcagaTTTCGTGACTTTTTTCTAATAATACTGCAAACTATTTTTGGTAGCCCAATTATCATTTGATcctcttttctatttcttttcattttttccacCACAAATTCTTAGCTGAATACTCTTATTTCTTAACAAGAAGATTATTCAATCATGAAGCATAATCATTTTTTTCCTGGAGACGGAAACATAAGTCAATCTCTTGGAGTCCTAAGTGAATCTCTGCTCACTTCTGTTtcaagcactttttttttttttttccttgtgggttagttctcaaaattttcatatgagCTTGCAGCCCAGTCATGTTTATTCGCAAATGCCACTGTCTTTCCAATAACTGATATTCATTATGAATGCCTGAGAGTATAGAcataatggataattaattaaatattttcttctcatttttaatGCCTCATTAATTGGGTGTACTCTAGGGAGCTATTGAAGCAGAGAacataatttcatattttgCCATTCCGTTGTTGCCTACCTTAAACAGCTGCATGTATtatcacttcaaaaaaaaaaatgttactgtATCGATTTGGTAAACAGAAAATGCCATTTGACTTTACATTAGTGTTACTTGTGAGCAGGACCAAGTTGAAGGCTACCTAGAATTGTCTGCCTAAACAAAGATATATTTTTCGCCTGCTGATGCTATATGTGGAATGCAGAATTTCTATATTAAAGTTGATGATGTCTTCCATGTAAATATAAATGAgttattcttttttcctttactaTGAATACTCCATAAATAACTGAGTTATTTAAATTagtatcttttttatttgagaattaCAACTCAATATGATATTTAAAATCATTAATTCAAGCCCTCACCAAATTTGTCATGTTCAGCATTTGAGGGTTGTTCGTGCATTACTGGTATCAAAACacaacaattttataaattctACATGCTCAATTAGCTACCtttaaaatctatatttttcatTGTGTTTACTAAAATATAGAAAGCTTACACGGTTACTTTTATGATTGTAGGATGGCGTCAAGGATATTGAAAGCACTGTTGTGCGTTCTtttgatagaattttttttttttttttttttatccctctTTGGGATCGATATTTGAATTCATGGAGATTCAAGAGATAGGTTCAACATCTTTGTTTACGATCCAACAGaacaaaagaaatgaatatGTGGTTCAAGTTTAATACATTGGAAGACTCTATTTTTGTGAACTATATTGAACAAACAATTAGGCATATGAAGGAAGACAAACATATACatttttagtatattgtgtatCACTTTGTCTCATTCTATTGGCAGAAAAAAACAGGTCCCCTCTTGATCTACgatgaggtttttattttttatttttattatttttgagttcTTTCTAGACACCATATTTGCTCAACTTTGTGATCTCATGTTTTCTAAGtacatattatatttaaaatatgtaCTGTGTGATTATAATCTATAAATTTCCATCCTAAATCGTAaaattgatatcattttttaaatatttattttgtcttacaaataaattttatattttgtcatatattactatttttatgtaatggcaagcatgtgccttgcatgTGCGATCCAAACTGGTATAGTTAAAAAGCAAGGGGTTTATATCTCAAATATACAAAACAATATAAGATTGCAAATTAGATGGAACAATGTGATATGATGTACCATCAAGTTATTAAAAATGAGGATTTAGGGTTCATTTCATGTGATGTAGTTACTGCATTGTATATTCTTGTTAGATGTTACCATCCAAAGTGATTGCAAaataaagtaaacaaaaaaatctgCTTTACACTTAGATGCGGTTTGGATCCGGCATCGCTTTTGCGTTTTAAAATCACGTttcgttctttcttttttttcttttcaagccgCAACATTTGACTTTTCTTCCGTGAACAGTACATCCGTGCACTGTtaatgggtcccacaaacttcacttgttaacaactttttcattaaaaatgggtctcacgacactattaacacatttaaaaattattttgctatagtgttttcagttttcagttttagcaaaataagtttaatccaaacagacccttattAAAGACATATTTTAGTAGAGATTATTTTAATATCTATTATTCTATGTTGCCCTTCGGTTCCAGAATTACACCGCACATCTCATTTGGGAAGCTACGGATGGGAACCAAAAGAAATCATGAACTCAAATCCTAAAGAGAGTCACCGACCATAACTTTCTTTTTACTTGCACTATTTTACAATGTTACATTCGCAAATTACAAACGTAAATATTTTCTTACACTATTTTACAGGCTCCAGCTAATGTTGTAATATAATCTCAAAGTCTCACTCTCATCTACTACACAGTAATGCTACATGTTACAAGAAGCAGAAGGATGGGGATGACCAAAAATCTTGAACTCCAAATGACAAATTTTGGAAGCTTAAGAGTCTGGATTAAATTTCCCTGTACCCGTCACTCCGCTATTCTTACTACTCTTGCTAGCACCATCTTTGGTAATCGCAATCCCCACCAATTTACCCGGCTCAGCATCCTCTAGCATTTGTACAACACTTCTCATTGTGGGTCGAAGAGTGTGTAGTGTTGCTGTGCAGAGAACAGAAATTTTCAGTACCTTAACAACGTCTTCCTTTAAAACCCCAGGAATTCTAGAGTCCACCACACTTAATACACTTTCCCTGGTCTTTATTTTGCTACTAACCCAACTCACAATGTCTTTGTTCTCACCGTATTCCGGATCTATTGGTCTTTTTCCGCTCACCAGCTCCATCAATACCACTCCAAAACTGTATACATCACTCTTCTCATTCACTTTGTATGTGTACCCATATTCTGCATAATCAACAGCTCATTAGAAAAATCATAACGAATAACgaatattgaaagaaaaaaaaaactaacatatTCAAATATAgccttaaaaattttaacacaaaTGAAAATAAGGAGTGGATGTCCACTAACCAGGAGCAATGTAGCCATGTGTTCCCGCAATTACCTGGGTTGAATCCCTGCCACCATTGGCCTGAAGAGTCTTAGCAAGTCCAAAATCAGCAATCTTTGGCTTCATAGACTCATCCAGCAATATATTACTAGACTTGACATCCCTGTGAATCACGGGTTTCTCACACCCATGATGTAGATACTCCAACCCCCTGGCTGCTCCCACTGCAATCTCATACCTTGTATCCCAATCAAGCTCCATCTTCTGGCTTGAGTGCAGCCTATCCCACAAACTCCCATTTGGTAAATACTCATACACCAACAAGCTTGAGTCCTCACTGGTAATACTACAATACAACTTCACCACATTCATATGCCTTATTGAGCTCAAAGTCTGCACCTCAGCGTCAAATTGCTTTGAATTTCCGGCACGTTTAGAAAGCATCGGTGTGGTGCTCTGGCTCTTTTTGCCATCAGAATTCCATATGTGTTTCACCGCAAGTTCTTTAGTACCGTTAGAGACTGCGACTTTATACACATTCCCTGACCCACCTGTTCCAATTAGATTCTCTTGCTTGATGGAATCAAGAATCTCATCCTCTGTGAAGCTCAACACATGGAACGACTTAAAGTCCCAAGATTCATCCTTTAACGAACGGTTTTGATGATCTTTTTCACTCTTCTTTAACTTGAAGCAGCATAACAAAGCCACAAGCAAGAGAGCCAAACCTATTGCTAAGCAAATGATTATTGTATGAACATACTTGGGCATATGTGAACCTGAGGGACACTTTGGGAAGGCGCTGATACGAAGGCTGCAGAGTCCTGAATTTCCGGCAAAGCTACCATTATAAGCTTCAATTGCAAGAGCTTGTGGTACAAGACCCGTTAGAGTGTTGTGAGAAAGATCGAGAAGGCTTAACTGAAGAGATGCCAAACTCCCTGGAATTTGACCGGAAAGTTTATTATATGACAGGTTCAGAGAGTTAAGAGTTGGTAGAGACCCCAATGAAGACGGAATATCACCGGAAAGTGAATTATTAGCAGTGTTTATATCAGAGAGAGAATAACAAGAACCAATTGTATCCGGGATTGAGCCAGATAGCTTGTTGTTTTGTAATTGAAGAGCGTCCAATTGCTTTAGATCACCAATATTGGTTGGAATATTGCCCGAAATTTGATTGTCATTCAATCGAATGGAAACCAAAGACGTGGCTTCTGAAATCTCCGCTGGCAATTCACCGTATAACCGATTGCTTGACGCAAATAACTGGCTAAGAGACTTGGCGTTCTTGATATCAGAAGTAATTGGACCTTCGATGTTATTCAATGTGATATCAATTATGTTCAAGTTCGGCAATCCCCAGATTCCAGCGGGAACAGTACCAGAAAGCGAGTTATTGTTGACTCTGAAACGACGTAGCGTGGGACAGTTTGCGTAGGTCGCCGGAATTTCACCGGTGAAATTGTTCTGAAGCATAAGAAGCCCTTTCATGGTACCTTGCTTGCACATATTTGGTGGAATTGGACCGGTAAATAAATTCTCAGACACGTCAATGAAATCGAAATTGGCCCAAGAGCCAAGGTTCTCAGGCAGGGGACCGGTGAAGCTGTTTCTATACAGAGAAAGGTTCACAAGGCTTTTGAACTCACCAAACTCGGCTGGGACTTGGCCAGAGAGACTGTTTTCATATAGTTGCAGAGACACCACGTTTGTCAAGAACTTCAAGTCAGACAAATCGCCTTCAAGATAGTTTTGGGAAGCATCGAACTGCCGAAGCTTTGTGAGGTTTCTTAAACCGACAGGAAGTTTTCCATTGAAAGAGTTGTTGTAGATCTCAAGCCTCCAGAGGTTAACGAGGTTTCCAATCTCTGCTGGGATTTCGCCAGTCATGTTGTTGTCAGAAAGCTCAATACTAGTTAGCTGTTTAAGGTTTCCAATCCCAGTTGGAATCGTTCCTTGCATGTTGCAATGGGAGAGGTAAAGCAGCGTCAGGTTTGTAAGCTGTAAAACCTCGTCTGGAAATTGAAAAGGTTCAAAAAAGTTGTCTCCAACGCTGAGCTCGATGAGACCGGTAACGTTGTGCAGTGATTTCCACGGGAAAGTCCCCGAAAAACCACTGTTGTTTAGATACAGATATTGTAATTGGCCCATAGTGGATATGTCTGGAATCGATGACCCTGAGAAGAAATTGTTGCCCAAATCCAGATACTTCAATTTGACACACTTTTTCAAGTCAGACATAATTGGACCATTGAATTGGTTGAACCCGAGGGAAAGCTTTTCCAATGATTGTAGCTGGCATATTGAATCAAGAGGAACAACCCCTGTTAAATTTTGGTTTGACAGCTCGATTTCAGTAACGGAACCCCCTGAATTGCAGGTGATTCCAGTGAAATCTTTGCACATGGAATTGCTGGATTCCCAGGAATTGAAGACATTGGTGTTTGGTGTTTGAAGGGTGGATTTTAGTTTCATGAGAATTTGGAGGTCATCGGATTGGATCCCGGAGAGAagggaaaagaaacaaaaaaggaaacagAAGTGGTAGAGATACGGCCGGGACGACATGTCATCTGGTGGACGGAATGGTGTTGACGTTTGTGGGTCTAGAAGTTCTTATCTTTATTTAGAGAAGAATGAGAAGCAACTCTGAAGCTGAAGATAGGTGCCATTTTAACTAACAGTATCGTGGGAAGTCTcactttttcacttaaaaaGTTGAAGAATTATAAAGGGACACAATTTTGGCAGGTAAGAGTGTCTTTATATGATCCACTTACATACCCTTACTAATCATAATTTGTCATGTGATAAATTGTGGTAAAAAATTGTACCAAAAGTTTTGTCCATAGTATAATTCAAAGTTGAAATCATTGCGGATTTTTTGAAGTCTTTGCTAGTTGGGACATTGTTTGGGTGGTCTCGTACTTGAAGTTTTACCCAAtgtatttccattttttatttcgTGCATTCtatctttgtttgatttgtttgtatttgtttttagtaCATTCGGTCCATCATCGTGAATATGACATACATTTTTTAACGAAGATATCtattaccttaaaaaaaaaaaaaaaaaagtgtatcaGTTTCTCAGTGTCTCCTATTTCCATTGgcttctcattcttcttcacgTCTCCTAAACACCCAATCCATTCCTTCCTATTTAGAAAATTTACCCCAAAAAAGCAGAAGATGAGAGACTTTTGAGAGCCACATACTTTCTGCGTTTCATTAGTTATGCTCTTGTATTTCTCAATCCAAAATTCGTGAATCTGTTAAGTCTTTTTTATACTTTTcgtgtaggtttttttttacttttgtcaCTGATCAATATTTTGTCTTCAAGAGTTCTTACATAAATTTGAATAAGTTAAGAGGAGATTTTTTACGGATATTGTCCGGGAGATAACCTTGAGATtatctctctcccccttcagaGAATATATTTTGATTCCAAGGCTGATTTTTATTATGCTTCTAAATTCACCGTTTATGTAAATTGCAGTTGAAGAAAGTGTTATAGGAGCAGCCAAAATTTTCCTTTGGTAAGATTTCacattttctttcaattatAGCAATGTCCatgctcctttcttttctttgaaaatgtcaggaaaaaaaaaagaaaaaaagatgagtATTTGTGCGTGTTATGAGATGGGAGCGGCGAAGAGTGTGAGATTTGGTTACTGAAAATAACTGTGCTTAATAGTTTTCTGaggtttgaattattttttacatgTTTTATTAACAACTTTAGAATTTCTAAATTCGTGATTTCTGTCCTGTTTTGATCTGGGTGtcccacatttttttattttcaatgttttGAGGACATTGAAAGGTACTTGTCAATCTTTTTTCATTGTTTCATGACATATAATAATTGggtcttctttaattttgtggTAATAATAAATTTACTTGACACCTTTGACTGCAGATGTGAGATATATCTAAATTGTGATTTATAGTATGGGTGCAAGCTATATCAGTTTGATTTAGAAGTATAACTTACAAAAAAAGAGATTCATTTAGAAGTATTTTAAAATGCAACACTTATCCTAGTGTTTCCAACAGAGCCATTCAAGGTTTAAATCACCTACCCCAATTGTTGATGTATAACAAAAACGTATGTTGAATGTAGGACATTAGATAAAACTATTTCAAGTTTAGAGATTGCAAGGGCAGCTTAGGAGTCTATATGAAGCATCTCTCCTTTGTAACAAgatctaaaaaagaaatgaatcgTCTGTAATAAACCTGAAAACTTGtctaaaaagagaagaaggaatggatcaTCTTGAAAAAGAGAGTATCTAATGATCATCGGAAATAATACTACTTTTAGAAGCTGGACAAGATGAGATTCAGTTTGCGTGACATAAATGTCACAAGGATCATAGGTTGGTTTtctgctttctctctcttagtttttttgcattattcTTATGCTATTCCAGTTGTTTATTTGgattagttttttaattttctttgctTCTGGAAACATGGTAAATAGGTAAGAAGAGAAGGAAGCTTCAGATAGAAGGGCATTATCATTTGTTCTGTCATTGGTCATGGTTCagcatttaattttctttttgatgctAATATTGAATAAGTGGACACAATTTATGCCTGCATATCTTTATTTAAATTCAGATGTCGTGACTTTTTTCTAATAATACTGCAAACTATTTTTGGTTGCCAATTATCATTTGATCcccttttctatttcttttcattttttccacCACTAATTCTTAGCTGAATACTCTTATTTCTTAACAAGAAGATTATTCAATCATGAAGCATAATCATTTTTTCCTGGAGGCGGAAACATAAGTCAATCTCTTGGAGTCCTAAGTGAATCTCTGCTCAATTCTTTTTCAAGcacattggttttttttttttttggtgggttagttctcaaaattttcatatgagCTTGCAGCCCAGTCATGTTTATTCGCATATGCCACTGTCTTTCCAATAACTGATATTCATTATGAATGCCTGAGAGAATAGAcataatggataattaattaaacattttcttctcatttttaatGCCTCATTAATTGGGTGTACTCTAGGGAGCTATTGAAGCAGAGGACATAATTTCGTATTTTGCCATTCCATTGTTGCCTACCCTAAACAGCTGCATGTATtatcacttcaaaaaaaaatttcactgtATCAATTTGGTAAATAGAAAATGCCATTTGACTTTACATTAGTGTTACTTGTGAGCAGGACCAAGTTAAAGGCTACCTAGAATTGTCTGCCTAAACAAAGATATATTTTTCGCCAGCTGATGCTATATGTGGGATGCAGAATTTCTATATTAAAGTTGATGATGTCTTCCATGTAAATATAAGTGagttatttttttcctttactatGAATACTCCATAAATAACTGAGTTATTTAAATTagtatcttttttatttgagaattaCAACTCAATATGATATTTAAAATCATTAATTCAAGCCCTCACCAAATTTGTCATGTTCAGCATTTGAGGATTGTTCATGCATTACTGGTATCAAAACacaacaattttataaattctACATGCTCAATTAGCTACCtttaaaatctatatttttcatTGTGTTTACTAAAATATAGAAAGCTTACACGGTTACTTTTATGATTGTAGGATGGCGTCAAGGATATTGAAAGCATTGTTGTGTGTTCTTttgatagaaattttttttttttatcccacTAAGGTATCGATATTTGAATCCATGGAGACTCGAGAGATAAGTTCAACATCTTTGTTTACGATCCAACAGaacaaaagaaatgaatatGTGGTTCAAGTTTAATACAATGGAAGACTATTTTTGTGAAC
This region includes:
- the LOC126708555 gene encoding receptor-like protein kinase 7 translates to MSSRPYLYHFCFLFCFFSLLSGIQSDDLQILMKLKSTLQTPNTNVFNSWESSNSMCKDFTGITCNSGGSVTEIELSNQNLTGVVPLDSICQLQSLEKLSLGFNQFNGPIMSDLKKCVKLKYLDLGNNFFSGSSIPDISTMGQLQYLYLNNSGFSGTFPWKSLHNVTGLIELSVGDNFFEPFQFPDEVLQLTNLTLLYLSHCNMQGTIPTGIGNLKQLTSIELSDNNMTGEIPAEIGNLVNLWRLEIYNNSFNGKLPVGLRNLTKLRQFDASQNYLEGDLSDLKFLTNVVSLQLYENSLSGQVPAEFGEFKSLVNLSLYRNSFTGPLPENLGSWANFDFIDVSENLFTGPIPPNMCKQGTMKGLLMLQNNFTGEIPATYANCPTLRRFRVNNNSLSGTVPAGIWGLPNLNIIDITLNNIEGPITSDIKNAKSLSQLFASSNRLYGELPAEISEATSLVSIRLNDNQISGNIPTNIGDLKQLDALQLQNNKLSGSIPDTIGSCYSLSDINTANNSLSGDIPSSLGSLPTLNSLNLSYNKLSGQIPGSLASLQLSLLDLSHNTLTGLVPQALAIEAYNGSFAGNSGLCSLRISAFPKCPSGSHMPKYVHTIIICLAIGLALLLVALLCCFKLKKSEKDHQNRSLKDESWDFKSFHVLSFTEDEILDSIKQENLIGTGGSGNVYKVAVSNGTKELAVKHIWNSDGKKSQSTTPMLSKRAGNSKQFDAEVQTLSSIRHMNVVKLYCSITSEDSSLLVYEYLPNGSLWDRLHSSQKMELDWDTRYEIAVGAARGLEYLHHGCEKPVIHRDVKSSNILLDESMKPKIADFGLAKTLQANGGRDSTQVIAGTHGYIAPEYGYTYKVNEKSDVYSFGVVLMELVSGKRPIDPEYGENKDIVSWVSSKIKTRESVLSVVDSRIPGVLKEDVVKVLKISVLCTATLHTLRPTMRSVVQMLEDAEPGKLVGIAITKDGASKSSKNSGVTGTGKFNPDS